Proteins encoded within one genomic window of Legionella sp. PC997:
- a CDS encoding acetyl-CoA C-acetyltransferase yields the protein MSFKDKVAILGSSRTPFVKSQTYYLGKSNQDLLGAALADLINKTKIQGEILGDFIAGAIMNHPFDWNLARETVLGSSLSPETPGLTIQRACGTGLESINLIALKIASGQITAGIGGGTDTNSDTPLIGQRKLTHFLIKFKQAKSFKEKLGMLKEFRLGMLKPQLPEVREPRTGLSMGDHCELMVKEWQISRLAQDQLAFHSHQHAAQAYDEGFYDDLITPVDSLKRDTITRKDTSLEKLGALKPAFDKSDKGSLTAGNSTPLTDGASVVLLGSPQWADSHQLKPLAYFVDCELAAVDFVHGAGLLMAPTIAVSRLLARNRLTLHDFDYYEIHEAFAGQVLCTLKAWESPEYCQKVLNLKKPLGSIDPQKMNIKGGSLALGHPFAATGGRLVGAAAKILADKGQGRILLSVCTAGGMGVAAIIER from the coding sequence ATGAGCTTTAAAGATAAAGTGGCCATTCTTGGCAGTTCTCGCACGCCCTTTGTGAAATCGCAAACCTACTATTTAGGGAAATCCAATCAGGATTTGTTAGGTGCTGCATTGGCAGATCTGATCAATAAAACTAAAATTCAGGGTGAAATATTGGGTGATTTTATTGCCGGAGCCATTATGAATCATCCTTTTGATTGGAATCTGGCGCGCGAAACGGTTTTAGGGAGCTCCCTATCACCAGAGACCCCAGGATTAACCATCCAACGTGCCTGTGGTACTGGTTTAGAATCCATTAATTTGATTGCACTCAAAATTGCCAGTGGACAAATTACTGCGGGAATAGGTGGCGGGACGGATACCAATTCAGATACCCCATTAATTGGTCAAAGAAAATTAACCCATTTTTTAATTAAATTTAAACAAGCAAAAAGCTTTAAAGAAAAACTGGGAATGCTCAAAGAGTTCCGCTTAGGCATGTTAAAACCTCAATTACCCGAGGTTCGCGAACCCCGAACAGGTCTATCCATGGGGGATCATTGTGAATTGATGGTTAAAGAATGGCAAATTTCCCGCTTAGCTCAAGATCAATTGGCTTTTCACTCACATCAACATGCAGCACAAGCCTATGATGAAGGATTTTATGATGATCTGATTACACCGGTTGATTCCTTAAAACGTGATACGATTACTCGCAAAGATACTTCTTTGGAAAAATTAGGCGCCTTAAAACCCGCTTTTGATAAATCTGATAAAGGCAGCCTAACCGCAGGAAATTCAACCCCACTCACCGATGGAGCTTCTGTGGTACTATTGGGCTCTCCTCAATGGGCTGATAGTCATCAGCTAAAACCGCTCGCTTATTTTGTTGATTGTGAATTGGCCGCCGTAGATTTTGTACATGGTGCGGGCTTATTAATGGCACCGACGATTGCAGTTTCTCGTTTATTGGCCAGAAATCGACTCACCTTACACGATTTTGATTATTATGAAATTCATGAAGCCTTTGCCGGTCAAGTACTGTGTACTTTAAAAGCGTGGGAATCCCCTGAATATTGTCAAAAGGTTTTGAACCTCAAAAAACCTTTAGGGAGTATTGATCCGCAAAAAATGAATATTAAAGGCGGGAGCCTTGCTTTAGGTCATCCATTTGCAGCTACAGGTGGACGATTAGTCGGTGCTGCAGCCAAAATACTTGCCGATAAAGGGCAAGGACGTATTCTTTTAAGCGTTTGTACAGCCGGAGGGATGGGTGTTGCAGCTATTATTGAACGTTAG
- a CDS encoding glycerophosphodiester phosphodiesterase family protein codes for MLLNFLQKTVDSYFAFMPRNKPSLETIKSARLIAHRGAHNHAQGIMENTLAAFNLAKELGCWGIEFDVRATADKVLVVNHDATLKRLWGHDRMISHLKFNELRALVPVVPTLDEVIAAYGGSMHLLIELKEPFEDGEALSQSLQGLSAVEDYHLLTLNSQIFSSLSQFPKNALLLVAVHDNVHQFCNMSLKENYGGVLGHYFMIDNKTLNRLKAAQQIIGVGMVDSKYSLYRELNRGINWLFTNRANEVNSYLRHF; via the coding sequence GTGTTACTTAATTTTTTGCAAAAAACAGTGGATAGTTATTTTGCGTTTATGCCCAGAAACAAGCCCTCTTTAGAAACCATAAAGAGCGCGCGGTTGATTGCTCACCGAGGAGCGCACAATCATGCTCAAGGCATCATGGAAAATACGCTTGCGGCATTTAATTTGGCAAAAGAATTGGGATGTTGGGGTATTGAATTCGATGTACGCGCTACAGCAGATAAAGTGTTGGTGGTAAATCATGATGCCACATTAAAGCGACTATGGGGGCATGATCGAATGATTTCCCATCTAAAGTTCAATGAACTACGTGCTCTCGTTCCCGTGGTACCTACCCTGGATGAAGTTATCGCTGCTTATGGGGGCAGTATGCATTTACTTATCGAATTGAAAGAGCCGTTTGAGGACGGGGAAGCCTTAAGCCAATCGTTACAGGGACTATCTGCCGTTGAGGATTATCATCTGCTTACCTTAAATTCGCAGATTTTTTCTTCTTTATCGCAATTTCCAAAAAATGCCCTGTTGTTGGTTGCAGTTCATGACAATGTACATCAATTTTGTAATATGAGTTTAAAAGAGAATTATGGCGGGGTATTAGGTCATTATTTTATGATTGATAACAAAACCCTTAACAGGTTAAAGGCGGCTCAACAAATCATTGGGGTGGGGATGGTTGATTCTAAATATAGTTTATACAGGGAACTCAATCGAGGGATCAATTGGTTGTTTACAAATCGTGCCAATGAGGTAAATTCCTATTTGCGTCACTTCTAG
- a CDS encoding L-threonylcarbamoyladenylate synthase translates to MPLITTDINRAIYDLKAGKPVAIPTETVYGLAAPINNEQAIRAVFAMKERPLNHPLIVHVAPNWDLNKLVQDIPPYAQQLIKAFWPGPLTLVLHYKPDQINPLITGGQNTVAIRCPAHPVAQELLTKLDIPLVAPSANPFGKVSPTTAQHVSESFPDKELTILDGGRCTVGIESTIIDATHAENYQILRHGLLDEKAIAKVIATPSFHHENTLRVPGKLESHYQPHKILYYFSCYDTLAAFCTKNSEKVYVMASNRPIGIREDHFHLLESHPKKVAFDLYYQLRKADASDAEIIAIELPPPTGEWQGVRERILKAGTSYSN, encoded by the coding sequence ATGCCATTAATCACCACCGATATTAATCGGGCGATTTACGATTTAAAAGCAGGGAAACCTGTAGCCATCCCTACCGAAACGGTCTATGGATTAGCTGCACCTATTAATAATGAACAGGCAATTAGAGCAGTTTTTGCAATGAAGGAGCGCCCATTAAATCATCCTTTGATTGTTCATGTGGCTCCCAACTGGGATCTCAACAAGCTAGTTCAAGATATACCTCCTTATGCCCAGCAGCTCATTAAAGCATTTTGGCCAGGCCCTCTAACCCTGGTATTGCATTACAAACCGGATCAAATTAATCCATTAATTACGGGTGGCCAAAATACCGTAGCCATTAGATGCCCAGCCCACCCCGTAGCCCAGGAATTATTAACCAAATTAGACATCCCTTTAGTTGCTCCCTCTGCAAACCCTTTTGGGAAAGTCAGCCCCACAACGGCACAGCATGTCAGTGAATCATTCCCTGACAAAGAATTAACCATTTTAGATGGAGGCCGCTGTACCGTAGGTATTGAATCCACTATTATTGATGCGACGCATGCGGAAAATTATCAAATTTTACGGCATGGACTACTCGATGAAAAAGCCATCGCAAAAGTGATTGCAACTCCGTCATTTCACCATGAAAATACACTCCGAGTTCCAGGTAAATTAGAAAGTCATTACCAACCCCATAAAATCCTATATTATTTTTCTTGCTACGATACACTTGCAGCTTTTTGCACAAAAAATTCTGAGAAAGTCTATGTCATGGCTAGTAATCGGCCCATAGGGATCCGCGAAGATCATTTTCATCTCTTAGAAAGCCATCCTAAAAAGGTAGCCTTTGATTTGTATTATCAATTAAGAAAAGCCGACGCATCCGATGCGGAGATTATTGCAATCGAACTCCCGCCTCCTACAGGAGAATGGCAAGGAGTAAGAGAGCGTATTTTAAAAGCAGGAACTTCTTATTCCAATTAA
- a CDS encoding glutathione S-transferase family protein — protein MYTLYSFGTPNGIKPIIMLHELGQSYTIELIDISKGEQFNPEFLKISPNNKIPVLYDSEKDFYLSESVAILQYLAEKHHKFLPESPQDKYRILQWCFFQAAHIGPMFGQLGHFHRAEEKIPYAIKRYADESERLLGIIEKQLTHAIYIGGSDYTIADMAIWPWIYCFQIFYQQNIDEKQFPHLIKWYHRISQRPSVIAALEAYGLNLEGRKE, from the coding sequence ATGTACACCTTATATTCATTTGGTACACCTAATGGGATTAAACCAATCATTATGCTCCATGAGTTGGGTCAATCGTATACGATTGAATTAATAGATATTTCCAAAGGAGAACAATTTAATCCGGAATTTTTAAAAATTTCACCGAATAATAAAATTCCAGTGTTGTATGATTCGGAAAAAGACTTTTATTTGTCTGAAAGTGTGGCAATTTTGCAATATCTTGCAGAGAAGCATCATAAATTTTTACCCGAATCACCCCAAGATAAATATAGAATTTTACAATGGTGTTTTTTTCAAGCTGCACATATCGGACCTATGTTTGGTCAATTAGGTCATTTTCACCGTGCAGAGGAAAAGATTCCCTATGCAATCAAACGTTATGCGGATGAAAGTGAGCGTTTGCTTGGTATTATAGAAAAACAGTTAACGCATGCCATCTATATAGGCGGCTCTGACTATACTATTGCGGATATGGCTATTTGGCCCTGGATTTATTGTTTTCAAATTTTTTACCAACAAAACATCGATGAGAAACAATTTCCTCATTTAATCAAATGGTATCATCGAATTAGCCAACGCCCCTCAGTTATAGCAGCCTTAGAAGCATATGGTTTGAATTTAGAGGGTAGGAAAGAATAA